The Vidua macroura isolate BioBank_ID:100142 chromosome 11, ASM2450914v1, whole genome shotgun sequence genome includes a region encoding these proteins:
- the DRC7 gene encoding dynein regulatory complex subunit 7 isoform X1 produces the protein MEALQEMEEAEQTPEDMISNDFLDDLETDVAVEEASVTSDESDFDWSSIDTSHLPSSYKTNSWQEKELLQLADHFFQQYTHLCPDRKPLFIHPLNECGVQKFVSTTVRPTLLPYPDMYYWSGCASFVCDYLIMEPLKCPITPPSSLYSSTTILKYQRGNCFDFTVLLCSLLIGAGYDAYCVHGYATLEMCSLDQTQELCPRLRKPPEVPEEEDPNKYRIKYPLEPQSQFELQQKAKKEEETESTQEEEREEEVVVEVDKPKRDPLHGLRVHAWVLVLSGKRKVPETFFINPFTGNHHSTTDECFLGIESIWNHRNYWVNMQDCRKGCKDLSFDLNDSFCWEIMLSESNKPSQLPTESSQKDTDDMQEKEEIGMSFEMPLSWVAQIKVSCREYENPFSRGKKVILYDKAKQEKWAAYANEDGLVERLTVYADSDRTEVLEMKEWFKHREDLLYMREVNKQTQLITEHFKPGHPLLLKAHSYTSLEPETERTVEFYHTARVDGLWKRFENATEMTEYFVGREDFLHMRHTEFGERDQKMEKAGVTADANPRPIVQIKEYFHRNPEKPADEDIEERIFMVIDDVIQLTYHLELHDTIASKVVFCRVIGREKREDEIFLSRENTVKYQPWSSEKHKNMRRLYDLLWELRAEQKDLKQQVRDSEAEMLNILMVREDEEANIKLSVSIYSTAKREQQHEAMVLEEEQKGSQSSLEKESQHIGEEDESLAHHTATNSTM, from the exons ATGGAGGCCCTGCAGGAGATGGAGGAAGCGGAGCAAACACCAGAAGACATGATCTCCAATGATTTCCTTGATGACCTGGAGACAGATGTAGCTGTGGAGGAAGCCTCTGTCACAAGTGATGAATC TGATTTTGACTGGAGCTCCATTGACACATCCCACTTACCATCTTCGTACAAGACAAATTCCTggcaggaaaaggagctgctgcagcttgcCGACCATTTCTTCCAGCAGTACACTCACCTGTGCCCTGACCGCAAGCCGCTCTTCATCCACCCGCTCAACGAGTGTGGTGTGCAG AAGTTTGTGAGCACAACAGTGAGGCCAACCCTGCTGCCTTACCCAGACATGTACTACTGGTCAGGCTGTGCCAGCTTCGTCTGTGACTACCTCATCATGGAGCCCCTCAAGTGCCCAATCACACCG CCCAGCTCACTCTATTCCTCAACCACCATTCTGAAGTACCAGCGAGGGAACTGCTTTGACTTCACTGTGCTGTTGTGCTCCCTGCTGATCGGGGCTGGCTATGATGCCTACTGTGTACATGGATATGCCACCCTCGAGATGTGCTCCCTGGACCAGACTCAGGAGCTGTGCCCACGGCTCAGGAAGCCCCCAGAG GTACCAGAAGAGGAGGATCCCAACAAGTATAGAATTAAGTACCCTTTAGAGCCACAGAGCCAGTTTGAGCTTCAGCAGAAGGccaagaaggaggaagaaactgAATCCACacaagaggaggaaagagaagaggaggtGGTCGTG gaggtggATAAGCCCAAGCGAGACCCTTTGCATGGCTTACGGGTGCACGCGTGGGTTCTGGTCCTGTCTGGGAAGAGGAAGGTTCCCGAGACCTTCTTCATCAACCCGTTCACGGGAAATCACCACAGCACCACGGATGAGTGCTTCCTTGGGATTGAGAGCATCTGGAACCACAGGAACTACTGGGTGAACATGCAGGACTGCCGGAAAGGCTGCAAG GATCTCAGCTTTGACTTGAATGATTCTTTCTGCTGGGAAATTATGCTTTCAGAGAGCAACAAGCCCTCTCAGTTGCCCACAGAGTCATCCCAGAAAGACACAGATGACATG caggaaaaggaggaaataggCATGAGCTTTGAGATGCCACTATCATGGGTAGCCCAAATTAAGGTATCTTGCAGAG AATACGAGAATCCCTTTTCCCGGGGGAAGAAGGTGATCCTGTACGATaaagcaaagcaggagaaatggGCGGCGTATGCAAATGAAGATGGGCTGGTGGAACGCCTCACTGTCTACGCAGACTCCGACC GTACTGAAGTACTGGAGATGAAGGAATGGTTCAAACACCGAGAAGACCTGCTGTATATGAGAGAAGTGAATAAACAAACACAGCTGATCACAGAGCATTTCAAGCCAGGACACCCCCTCCTTCTTAAAG CTCACTCCTACACATCACTGGAACCTGAGACTGAGCGCACAGTGGAGTTTTACCACACGGCACGAGTTGATGGCCTCTGGAAACGTTTTGAAAATGCCACTGAGATGACAGAGTACTTTGTGGGGCGGGAGGACTTCCTGCACATGCGACACACAGAGTTTGGCGAAAGAgaccagaaaatggaaaaggctGGCGTCACAGCTGATGCTAACCCCCGGCCTATAGTG CAAATCAAGGAGTATTTCCACAGAAATCCAGAAAAGCCTGCTGATGAAGACATAGAGGAACGTATCTTTATGGTCATAGATGATGTCATCCAGCTGACATATCACCTTGAGCTTCATGACACCATTGCCTCAAAGGTGGTTTTCTGCAGAGTAAtagggagggagaaaagagaagatgaaatCTTCCTGAGCAGAGAAAACACTGTCAAATACCAG CCGTGGTCCTCAGAGAAACACAAGAACATGCGCCGTCTCTACGACTTGCTGTgggagctgagagcagagcagaaggatCTGAAGCAACAAGTGCGGGACTCTGAAGCAGAG atgttaaatattttgatGGTCCGTGAGGATGAAGAAGCCAATATTAAATTGTCAGTTTCAATATACAGCACTGCAAAGAGAGAACAGCAGCATGAAGCCATG GTGCTGGAAGAGGAGCAGAAGGGCTCCCAGAGTTCCTTGGAGAAGGAGAGTCAGCACATCGGAGAGGAGGATGAATCCCTCGCCCATCACACTGCAACCAACTCCACGATGTAA
- the DRC7 gene encoding dynein regulatory complex subunit 7 isoform X3 — protein sequence MEALQEMEEAEQTPEDMISNDFLDDLETDVAVEEASVTSDESDFDWSSIDTSHLPSSYKTNSWQEKELLQLADHFFQQYTHLCPDRKPLFIHPLNECGVQKFVSTTVRPTLLPYPDMYYWSGCASFVCDYLIMEPLKCPITPPSSLYSSTTILKYQRGNCFDFTVLLCSLLIGAGYDAYCVHGYATLEMCSLDQTQELCPRLRKPPEVPEEEDPNKYRIKYPLEPQSQFELQQKAKKEEETESTQEEEREEEVVVEVDKPKRDPLHGLRVHAWVLVLSGKRKVPETFFINPFTGNHHSTTDECFLGIESIWNHRNYWVNMQDCRKGCKDLSFDLNDSFCWEIMLSESNKPSQLPTESSQKDTDDMQEKEEIGMSFEMPLSWVAQIKVSCREYENPFSRGKKVILYDKAKQEKWAAYANEDGLVERLTVYADSDRTEVLEMKEWFKHREDLLYMREVNKQTQLITEHFKPGHPLLLKAHSYTSLEPETERTVEFYHTARVDGLWKRFENATEMTEYFVGREDFLHMRHTEFGERDQKMEKAGVTADANPRPIVQIKEYFHRNPEKPADEDIEERIFMVIDDVIQLTYHLELHDTIASKVVFCRVIGREKREDEIFLSRENTVKYQPWSSEKHKNMRRLYDLLWELRAEQKDLKQQVRDSEAEVLEEEQKGSQSSLEKESQHIGEEDESLAHHTATNSTM from the exons ATGGAGGCCCTGCAGGAGATGGAGGAAGCGGAGCAAACACCAGAAGACATGATCTCCAATGATTTCCTTGATGACCTGGAGACAGATGTAGCTGTGGAGGAAGCCTCTGTCACAAGTGATGAATC TGATTTTGACTGGAGCTCCATTGACACATCCCACTTACCATCTTCGTACAAGACAAATTCCTggcaggaaaaggagctgctgcagcttgcCGACCATTTCTTCCAGCAGTACACTCACCTGTGCCCTGACCGCAAGCCGCTCTTCATCCACCCGCTCAACGAGTGTGGTGTGCAG AAGTTTGTGAGCACAACAGTGAGGCCAACCCTGCTGCCTTACCCAGACATGTACTACTGGTCAGGCTGTGCCAGCTTCGTCTGTGACTACCTCATCATGGAGCCCCTCAAGTGCCCAATCACACCG CCCAGCTCACTCTATTCCTCAACCACCATTCTGAAGTACCAGCGAGGGAACTGCTTTGACTTCACTGTGCTGTTGTGCTCCCTGCTGATCGGGGCTGGCTATGATGCCTACTGTGTACATGGATATGCCACCCTCGAGATGTGCTCCCTGGACCAGACTCAGGAGCTGTGCCCACGGCTCAGGAAGCCCCCAGAG GTACCAGAAGAGGAGGATCCCAACAAGTATAGAATTAAGTACCCTTTAGAGCCACAGAGCCAGTTTGAGCTTCAGCAGAAGGccaagaaggaggaagaaactgAATCCACacaagaggaggaaagagaagaggaggtGGTCGTG gaggtggATAAGCCCAAGCGAGACCCTTTGCATGGCTTACGGGTGCACGCGTGGGTTCTGGTCCTGTCTGGGAAGAGGAAGGTTCCCGAGACCTTCTTCATCAACCCGTTCACGGGAAATCACCACAGCACCACGGATGAGTGCTTCCTTGGGATTGAGAGCATCTGGAACCACAGGAACTACTGGGTGAACATGCAGGACTGCCGGAAAGGCTGCAAG GATCTCAGCTTTGACTTGAATGATTCTTTCTGCTGGGAAATTATGCTTTCAGAGAGCAACAAGCCCTCTCAGTTGCCCACAGAGTCATCCCAGAAAGACACAGATGACATG caggaaaaggaggaaataggCATGAGCTTTGAGATGCCACTATCATGGGTAGCCCAAATTAAGGTATCTTGCAGAG AATACGAGAATCCCTTTTCCCGGGGGAAGAAGGTGATCCTGTACGATaaagcaaagcaggagaaatggGCGGCGTATGCAAATGAAGATGGGCTGGTGGAACGCCTCACTGTCTACGCAGACTCCGACC GTACTGAAGTACTGGAGATGAAGGAATGGTTCAAACACCGAGAAGACCTGCTGTATATGAGAGAAGTGAATAAACAAACACAGCTGATCACAGAGCATTTCAAGCCAGGACACCCCCTCCTTCTTAAAG CTCACTCCTACACATCACTGGAACCTGAGACTGAGCGCACAGTGGAGTTTTACCACACGGCACGAGTTGATGGCCTCTGGAAACGTTTTGAAAATGCCACTGAGATGACAGAGTACTTTGTGGGGCGGGAGGACTTCCTGCACATGCGACACACAGAGTTTGGCGAAAGAgaccagaaaatggaaaaggctGGCGTCACAGCTGATGCTAACCCCCGGCCTATAGTG CAAATCAAGGAGTATTTCCACAGAAATCCAGAAAAGCCTGCTGATGAAGACATAGAGGAACGTATCTTTATGGTCATAGATGATGTCATCCAGCTGACATATCACCTTGAGCTTCATGACACCATTGCCTCAAAGGTGGTTTTCTGCAGAGTAAtagggagggagaaaagagaagatgaaatCTTCCTGAGCAGAGAAAACACTGTCAAATACCAG CCGTGGTCCTCAGAGAAACACAAGAACATGCGCCGTCTCTACGACTTGCTGTgggagctgagagcagagcagaaggatCTGAAGCAACAAGTGCGGGACTCTGAAGCAGAG GTGCTGGAAGAGGAGCAGAAGGGCTCCCAGAGTTCCTTGGAGAAGGAGAGTCAGCACATCGGAGAGGAGGATGAATCCCTCGCCCATCACACTGCAACCAACTCCACGATGTAA
- the DRC7 gene encoding dynein regulatory complex subunit 7 isoform X2 produces the protein MEALQEMEEAEQTPEDMISNDFLDDLETDVAVEEASVTSDESDFDWSSIDTSHLPSSYKTNSWQEKELLQLADHFFQQYTHLCPDRKPLFIHPLNECGVQKFVSTTVRPTLLPYPDMYYWSGCASFVCDYLIMEPLKCPITPPSSLYSSTTILKYQRGNCFDFTVLLCSLLIGAGYDAYCVHGYATLEMCSLDQTQELCPRLRKPPEVPEEEDPNKYRIKYPLEPQSQFELQQKAKKEEETESTQEEEREEEVVVEVDKPKRDPLHGLRVHAWVLVLSGKRKVPETFFINPFTGNHHSTTDECFLGIESIWNHRNYWVNMQDCRKGCKDLSFDLNDSFCWEIMLSESNKPSQLPTESSQKDTDDMEKEEIGMSFEMPLSWVAQIKVSCREYENPFSRGKKVILYDKAKQEKWAAYANEDGLVERLTVYADSDRTEVLEMKEWFKHREDLLYMREVNKQTQLITEHFKPGHPLLLKAHSYTSLEPETERTVEFYHTARVDGLWKRFENATEMTEYFVGREDFLHMRHTEFGERDQKMEKAGVTADANPRPIVQIKEYFHRNPEKPADEDIEERIFMVIDDVIQLTYHLELHDTIASKVVFCRVIGREKREDEIFLSRENTVKYQPWSSEKHKNMRRLYDLLWELRAEQKDLKQQVRDSEAEMLNILMVREDEEANIKLSVSIYSTAKREQQHEAMVLEEEQKGSQSSLEKESQHIGEEDESLAHHTATNSTM, from the exons ATGGAGGCCCTGCAGGAGATGGAGGAAGCGGAGCAAACACCAGAAGACATGATCTCCAATGATTTCCTTGATGACCTGGAGACAGATGTAGCTGTGGAGGAAGCCTCTGTCACAAGTGATGAATC TGATTTTGACTGGAGCTCCATTGACACATCCCACTTACCATCTTCGTACAAGACAAATTCCTggcaggaaaaggagctgctgcagcttgcCGACCATTTCTTCCAGCAGTACACTCACCTGTGCCCTGACCGCAAGCCGCTCTTCATCCACCCGCTCAACGAGTGTGGTGTGCAG AAGTTTGTGAGCACAACAGTGAGGCCAACCCTGCTGCCTTACCCAGACATGTACTACTGGTCAGGCTGTGCCAGCTTCGTCTGTGACTACCTCATCATGGAGCCCCTCAAGTGCCCAATCACACCG CCCAGCTCACTCTATTCCTCAACCACCATTCTGAAGTACCAGCGAGGGAACTGCTTTGACTTCACTGTGCTGTTGTGCTCCCTGCTGATCGGGGCTGGCTATGATGCCTACTGTGTACATGGATATGCCACCCTCGAGATGTGCTCCCTGGACCAGACTCAGGAGCTGTGCCCACGGCTCAGGAAGCCCCCAGAG GTACCAGAAGAGGAGGATCCCAACAAGTATAGAATTAAGTACCCTTTAGAGCCACAGAGCCAGTTTGAGCTTCAGCAGAAGGccaagaaggaggaagaaactgAATCCACacaagaggaggaaagagaagaggaggtGGTCGTG gaggtggATAAGCCCAAGCGAGACCCTTTGCATGGCTTACGGGTGCACGCGTGGGTTCTGGTCCTGTCTGGGAAGAGGAAGGTTCCCGAGACCTTCTTCATCAACCCGTTCACGGGAAATCACCACAGCACCACGGATGAGTGCTTCCTTGGGATTGAGAGCATCTGGAACCACAGGAACTACTGGGTGAACATGCAGGACTGCCGGAAAGGCTGCAAG GATCTCAGCTTTGACTTGAATGATTCTTTCTGCTGGGAAATTATGCTTTCAGAGAGCAACAAGCCCTCTCAGTTGCCCACAGAGTCATCCCAGAAAGACACAGATGACATG gaaaaggaggaaataggCATGAGCTTTGAGATGCCACTATCATGGGTAGCCCAAATTAAGGTATCTTGCAGAG AATACGAGAATCCCTTTTCCCGGGGGAAGAAGGTGATCCTGTACGATaaagcaaagcaggagaaatggGCGGCGTATGCAAATGAAGATGGGCTGGTGGAACGCCTCACTGTCTACGCAGACTCCGACC GTACTGAAGTACTGGAGATGAAGGAATGGTTCAAACACCGAGAAGACCTGCTGTATATGAGAGAAGTGAATAAACAAACACAGCTGATCACAGAGCATTTCAAGCCAGGACACCCCCTCCTTCTTAAAG CTCACTCCTACACATCACTGGAACCTGAGACTGAGCGCACAGTGGAGTTTTACCACACGGCACGAGTTGATGGCCTCTGGAAACGTTTTGAAAATGCCACTGAGATGACAGAGTACTTTGTGGGGCGGGAGGACTTCCTGCACATGCGACACACAGAGTTTGGCGAAAGAgaccagaaaatggaaaaggctGGCGTCACAGCTGATGCTAACCCCCGGCCTATAGTG CAAATCAAGGAGTATTTCCACAGAAATCCAGAAAAGCCTGCTGATGAAGACATAGAGGAACGTATCTTTATGGTCATAGATGATGTCATCCAGCTGACATATCACCTTGAGCTTCATGACACCATTGCCTCAAAGGTGGTTTTCTGCAGAGTAAtagggagggagaaaagagaagatgaaatCTTCCTGAGCAGAGAAAACACTGTCAAATACCAG CCGTGGTCCTCAGAGAAACACAAGAACATGCGCCGTCTCTACGACTTGCTGTgggagctgagagcagagcagaaggatCTGAAGCAACAAGTGCGGGACTCTGAAGCAGAG atgttaaatattttgatGGTCCGTGAGGATGAAGAAGCCAATATTAAATTGTCAGTTTCAATATACAGCACTGCAAAGAGAGAACAGCAGCATGAAGCCATG GTGCTGGAAGAGGAGCAGAAGGGCTCCCAGAGTTCCTTGGAGAAGGAGAGTCAGCACATCGGAGAGGAGGATGAATCCCTCGCCCATCACACTGCAACCAACTCCACGATGTAA
- the DRC7 gene encoding dynein regulatory complex subunit 7 isoform X4, which yields MEALQEMEEAEQTPEDMISNDFLDDLETDVAVEEASVTSDESDFDWSSIDTSHLPSSYKTNSWQEKELLQLADHFFQQYTHLCPDRKPLFIHPLNECGVQKFVSTTVRPTLLPYPDMYYWSGCASFVCDYLIMEPLKCPITPPSSLYSSTTILKYQRGNCFDFTVLLCSLLIGAGYDAYCVHGYATLEMCSLDQTQELCPRLRKPPEVPEEEDPNKYRIKYPLEPQSQFELQQKAKKEEETESTQEEEREEEVVVEVDKPKRDPLHGLRVHAWVLVLSGKRKVPETFFINPFTGNHHSTTDECFLGIESIWNHRNYWVNMQDCRKGCKDLSFDLNDSFCWEIMLSESNKPSQLPTESSQKDTDDMQEKEEIGMSFEMPLSWVAQIKVSCREYENPFSRGKKVILYDKAKQEKWAAYANEDGLVERLTVYADSDRTEVLEMKEWFKHREDLLYMREVNKQTQLITEHFKPGHPLLLKAHSYTSLEPETERTVEFYHTARVDGLWKRFENATEMTEYFVGREDFLHMRHTEFGERDQKMEKAGVTADANPRPIVQIKEYFHRNPEKPADEDIEERIFMVIDDVIQLTYHLELHDTIASKVVFCRVIGREKREDEIFLSRENTVKYQPWSSEKHKNMRRLYDLLWELRAEQKDLKQQVRDSEAEHCKERTAA from the exons ATGGAGGCCCTGCAGGAGATGGAGGAAGCGGAGCAAACACCAGAAGACATGATCTCCAATGATTTCCTTGATGACCTGGAGACAGATGTAGCTGTGGAGGAAGCCTCTGTCACAAGTGATGAATC TGATTTTGACTGGAGCTCCATTGACACATCCCACTTACCATCTTCGTACAAGACAAATTCCTggcaggaaaaggagctgctgcagcttgcCGACCATTTCTTCCAGCAGTACACTCACCTGTGCCCTGACCGCAAGCCGCTCTTCATCCACCCGCTCAACGAGTGTGGTGTGCAG AAGTTTGTGAGCACAACAGTGAGGCCAACCCTGCTGCCTTACCCAGACATGTACTACTGGTCAGGCTGTGCCAGCTTCGTCTGTGACTACCTCATCATGGAGCCCCTCAAGTGCCCAATCACACCG CCCAGCTCACTCTATTCCTCAACCACCATTCTGAAGTACCAGCGAGGGAACTGCTTTGACTTCACTGTGCTGTTGTGCTCCCTGCTGATCGGGGCTGGCTATGATGCCTACTGTGTACATGGATATGCCACCCTCGAGATGTGCTCCCTGGACCAGACTCAGGAGCTGTGCCCACGGCTCAGGAAGCCCCCAGAG GTACCAGAAGAGGAGGATCCCAACAAGTATAGAATTAAGTACCCTTTAGAGCCACAGAGCCAGTTTGAGCTTCAGCAGAAGGccaagaaggaggaagaaactgAATCCACacaagaggaggaaagagaagaggaggtGGTCGTG gaggtggATAAGCCCAAGCGAGACCCTTTGCATGGCTTACGGGTGCACGCGTGGGTTCTGGTCCTGTCTGGGAAGAGGAAGGTTCCCGAGACCTTCTTCATCAACCCGTTCACGGGAAATCACCACAGCACCACGGATGAGTGCTTCCTTGGGATTGAGAGCATCTGGAACCACAGGAACTACTGGGTGAACATGCAGGACTGCCGGAAAGGCTGCAAG GATCTCAGCTTTGACTTGAATGATTCTTTCTGCTGGGAAATTATGCTTTCAGAGAGCAACAAGCCCTCTCAGTTGCCCACAGAGTCATCCCAGAAAGACACAGATGACATG caggaaaaggaggaaataggCATGAGCTTTGAGATGCCACTATCATGGGTAGCCCAAATTAAGGTATCTTGCAGAG AATACGAGAATCCCTTTTCCCGGGGGAAGAAGGTGATCCTGTACGATaaagcaaagcaggagaaatggGCGGCGTATGCAAATGAAGATGGGCTGGTGGAACGCCTCACTGTCTACGCAGACTCCGACC GTACTGAAGTACTGGAGATGAAGGAATGGTTCAAACACCGAGAAGACCTGCTGTATATGAGAGAAGTGAATAAACAAACACAGCTGATCACAGAGCATTTCAAGCCAGGACACCCCCTCCTTCTTAAAG CTCACTCCTACACATCACTGGAACCTGAGACTGAGCGCACAGTGGAGTTTTACCACACGGCACGAGTTGATGGCCTCTGGAAACGTTTTGAAAATGCCACTGAGATGACAGAGTACTTTGTGGGGCGGGAGGACTTCCTGCACATGCGACACACAGAGTTTGGCGAAAGAgaccagaaaatggaaaaggctGGCGTCACAGCTGATGCTAACCCCCGGCCTATAGTG CAAATCAAGGAGTATTTCCACAGAAATCCAGAAAAGCCTGCTGATGAAGACATAGAGGAACGTATCTTTATGGTCATAGATGATGTCATCCAGCTGACATATCACCTTGAGCTTCATGACACCATTGCCTCAAAGGTGGTTTTCTGCAGAGTAAtagggagggagaaaagagaagatgaaatCTTCCTGAGCAGAGAAAACACTGTCAAATACCAG CCGTGGTCCTCAGAGAAACACAAGAACATGCGCCGTCTCTACGACTTGCTGTgggagctgagagcagagcagaaggatCTGAAGCAACAAGTGCGGGACTCTGAAGCAGAG CACTGCAAAGAGAGAACAGCAGCATGA